One window from the genome of Treponema sp. OMZ 838 encodes:
- a CDS encoding HigA family addiction module antitoxin has product MAEYIETPTMGEILNEEFLIPLGLSAYKVAQEIKVPTSRIQDILHNRRRITVDTSLRLAKFFGVSDGYFMALQDDIDIRNAKLELAPQLEEIKAYVYA; this is encoded by the coding sequence ATGGCAGAGTATATCGAAACACCGACAATGGGTGAAATCTTAAATGAAGAATTCTTGATTCCTCTTGGACTTTCCGCATATAAAGTAGCACAGGAAATTAAGGTTCCTACATCTCGCATTCAGGATATTCTTCATAATCGCAGAAGAATTACTGTAGATACATCTTTACGACTTGCAAAATTCTTTGGAGTTTCAGATGGTTATTTTATGGCTTTGCAGGATGATATTGATATAAGAAATGCAAAGTTAGAGCTTGCTCCACAATTAGAAGAGATAAAAGCCTACGTTTATGCATAA
- a CDS encoding type II toxin-antitoxin system RelE/ParE family toxin — protein MIKTFADKETEHVYKQEFSRRLPNTIQKVALRKLMLIDNAKCLEDLRVPPNNHLEQLVGDRKGQHSIRINDQWRVCFTEKDGHFYNVEIVDYH, from the coding sequence ATGATAAAGACTTTTGCGGATAAAGAAACAGAGCATGTTTATAAACAGGAGTTTTCAAGACGGCTTCCGAATACAATTCAGAAAGTTGCTTTGCGTAAACTTATGTTAATAGATAATGCAAAGTGTCTTGAAGATTTGCGGGTGCCTCCAAATAATCATCTTGAACAACTTGTAGGAGACAGAAAAGGACAGCACTCTATCCGTATAAATGATCAGTGGCGTGTCTGTTTTACAGAAAAAGACGGACACTTTTATAATGTAGAAATTGTGGATTACCACTAG
- a CDS encoding CPBP family intramembrane glutamic endopeptidase, whose protein sequence is MNKKVVFFNLMNLLITFILAMIFGGATQNIRGNELLLGSVTMVTVQLSPLITTLIFRKKYNERKFYAYKLNRYSVIAIIFPITLILLSSFILDLMGIPYVKSEYTGYLLLIGIIATIVGSISEEIGWRGTLLQIFENKYTSFTGSLFVGILWGGMAFLQNNERRIRRIPIIYPYGYYA, encoded by the coding sequence ATGAATAAAAAAGTAGTATTTTTTAATTTGATGAACTTACTAATAACCTTTATTCTTGCTATGATATTCGGAGGTGCTACACAAAATATCAGAGGTAATGAATTACTATTAGGCTCTGTTACAATGGTTACAGTACAATTATCTCCATTGATAACAACTTTAATTTTTAGAAAAAAATATAATGAAAGAAAATTTTATGCTTATAAATTAAATAGATACTCAGTAATAGCTATTATATTTCCAATAACACTGATTTTACTATCTTCATTTATACTTGATTTAATGGGAATACCGTATGTTAAATCAGAATACACGGGGTATTTGTTACTAATTGGTATTATAGCTACTATTGTCGGATCTATTAGTGAGGAAATTGGTTGGAGAGGAACTTTATTACAAATTTTTGAAAATAAATATACTTCGTTTACCGGTTCACTATTTGTTGGAATACTTTGGGGGGGCATGGCATTTCTTCAAAATAATGAACGTCGGATTCGTAGGATACCTATTATTTATCCCTACGGTTATTATGCTTAG
- the ppk1 gene encoding polyphosphate kinase 1: MNKLLRTVSPMCGCILVFLLSDDAGKQDQLAIIPVPEVPRFVFLSPDGGVAPVKKVEFVLIDELIRYFGSAFFSGCRITGTGIFKINRSASMTVDDSSDDGFIEALEEVLIRRRYSFVVRMTSTHESPAFIARMSELFQLDEKDVYLSEAPIGLSSFAKITEIDGFKRLRNEKWKHFAHPAFPSDGTLWDSIKAGDILLHVPYQSYKPVIRLLSDAAEDPAVTSIRMTLYRTSKSSPVVRALVDAAKRGKQVTVFVELKARFDEERNLGWVKRLQKHGVRVVYDLPHLKVHAKLLLIMRREGLGEQGYLHLSTGNYNDTTARLYADISLFTVNPRMIADAQIIFSRLCGKYTPENPHYIITAPEALKRTLLEHIEREIDFARLHKPARIVAKMNSLSHPELIAAIYKASQAGVRIDLNVRGICMLIPGQRGISDNVRVVSIIDRYLEHSRIFYFENGGNPEWYLSSADWMPRNLERRVELLFPVLDKQNQLLLNYFFSVYFADNVKAFEMQPDGSWHRKTLQQGQPPVRAQETFHRFFEQQAAN, encoded by the coding sequence ATGAACAAGCTCTTGCGGACAGTGTCGCCAATGTGCGGCTGCATATTGGTTTTTTTGCTTTCTGATGATGCAGGCAAACAAGACCAGCTGGCAATTATACCGGTGCCCGAAGTTCCGCGTTTTGTCTTTTTATCACCGGACGGCGGGGTAGCGCCGGTAAAAAAAGTGGAATTTGTGCTAATCGATGAGCTGATTCGGTATTTCGGCAGTGCATTTTTTTCCGGCTGCCGGATTACCGGAACGGGAATCTTTAAAATTAACCGCTCCGCCAGTATGACGGTTGACGATTCCTCCGATGACGGCTTTATCGAGGCGTTGGAAGAAGTTCTTATCAGGCGCCGATACTCGTTTGTTGTCCGAATGACGAGTACGCATGAATCACCGGCTTTTATTGCACGGATGAGCGAGCTGTTTCAGCTGGACGAAAAGGATGTCTATTTAAGCGAGGCGCCCATCGGTCTTTCCTCTTTTGCAAAAATCACGGAAATAGACGGGTTTAAGCGGCTGAGGAATGAAAAATGGAAGCATTTTGCACATCCTGCCTTTCCCTCTGACGGTACGCTATGGGATAGCATCAAAGCCGGCGATATTCTGCTGCACGTGCCGTATCAATCATATAAACCGGTTATCAGGCTTTTATCTGACGCTGCGGAAGACCCTGCCGTAACGTCCATACGTATGACCTTGTACCGTACCAGTAAAAGTTCGCCCGTTGTACGCGCGTTGGTGGATGCTGCAAAGCGGGGAAAACAGGTTACGGTATTTGTGGAATTAAAAGCGCGCTTTGATGAGGAGCGGAATCTCGGCTGGGTAAAGCGGCTGCAAAAACACGGCGTGCGGGTGGTGTACGACCTGCCGCATTTGAAGGTTCACGCAAAACTTCTGTTGATTATGCGGCGCGAGGGGCTGGGTGAGCAGGGATATCTGCACCTGTCTACCGGCAATTATAATGACACCACCGCGAGGCTTTATGCGGACATATCGTTGTTTACGGTTAATCCGCGGATGATTGCCGATGCACAGATAATCTTTTCGCGTCTGTGCGGTAAATATACGCCGGAAAATCCGCACTATATCATTACCGCACCCGAAGCGCTCAAACGTACTCTGCTGGAACATATCGAGCGGGAAATCGACTTTGCACGGCTGCATAAGCCCGCCCGTATTGTTGCGAAGATGAATAGCCTTTCGCATCCCGAACTGATTGCCGCCATATACAAGGCTTCGCAGGCAGGTGTCCGTATCGATTTAAACGTGCGGGGTATCTGTATGCTCATTCCCGGGCAGCGCGGCATCAGCGACAATGTCCGCGTTGTTAGTATTATCGACCGCTATTTGGAGCATAGCCGGATATTCTATTTTGAAAACGGCGGTAATCCTGAATGGTACCTTTCCAGCGCGGACTGGATGCCCCGCAATCTTGAGCGGCGGGTAGAGCTGTTGTTTCCTGTTTTGGATAAGCAGAATCAGTTACTGCTGAATTATTTTTTTAGCGTGTACTTTGCGGATAACGTAAAGGCCTTTGAAATGCAGCCGGATGGCAGTTGGCACCGTAAAACTTTGCAGCAGGGGCAGCCGCCGGTTCGGGCACAAGAAACCTTCCATCGCTTTTTTGAACAGCAAGCCGCCAATTGA
- a CDS encoding trehalase family glycosidase produces the protein MNKRDFPKVHFYDQDFVDIYDRTWSFIQDFLFNIKTEKGATESFFLYPDNNGWFLNQSETIFSSFFFVYSNRNYNANQGLDFFYAHQEESGAIRSQYNVETGEPVFSSDNPEGVGMPLFAWAEYNMFHKTANKKRVKDVMPVLTRYMKWLETSFKQPNGLYTVPLAAVEMYNTPREKAAYLVDFNAAVAVNALYMSVLGDILNDKELSFQYKRVYFTLKTRINALMWNAETGFYHDIDADERQLPQKTIAGFWPLLAEIPNEDKAEQLSAHLLNPKTFGSDHPIPSLSLDDPAYNERGMGALGSVFPHLNFIVIKGLEKYERWELARECAIRHIYYVLDGLAPDGNSKKGALWEAYLPQKEGPAQWPGHENFPRKQYLFSAALSTITLMIENVIGLSISFPRKTVDWIIPNLEVMGIENLSLKRNLVTILSSKTQRGWEIHMESEKLYYFTINILGQKKKTLPIPSGKCSMLIDKL, from the coding sequence GTGAACAAGCGCGATTTTCCAAAAGTTCATTTTTATGATCAGGATTTTGTTGATATTTATGATAGGACATGGTCGTTCATTCAGGATTTTTTATTCAATATAAAAACGGAAAAAGGAGCAACCGAAAGTTTCTTTCTCTATCCCGATAACAACGGATGGTTTTTAAACCAGTCTGAAACCATCTTTTCATCGTTCTTTTTTGTTTACTCGAACAGGAACTATAATGCGAATCAAGGTTTAGACTTTTTTTATGCACATCAAGAAGAATCGGGGGCTATTCGATCTCAGTATAACGTCGAAACGGGCGAACCGGTTTTCTCAAGTGATAATCCCGAAGGGGTCGGTATGCCGCTTTTTGCATGGGCGGAATATAATATGTTCCACAAGACGGCGAATAAAAAACGGGTGAAGGATGTTATGCCGGTACTAACCCGCTATATGAAGTGGTTGGAAACCTCATTTAAGCAACCGAACGGATTGTATACCGTCCCGCTCGCAGCCGTAGAGATGTACAATACCCCGCGTGAGAAAGCTGCGTATCTGGTGGATTTTAATGCGGCGGTTGCGGTTAATGCGCTGTATATGTCGGTGTTGGGCGATATCCTTAACGACAAGGAATTGAGTTTTCAATATAAGCGGGTTTATTTTACCCTGAAAACCCGTATCAATGCCCTTATGTGGAATGCCGAAACGGGTTTTTATCACGATATCGATGCGGATGAACGGCAATTACCGCAGAAGACAATCGCCGGTTTTTGGCCTCTGCTTGCTGAAATTCCTAATGAGGATAAAGCCGAGCAGCTTTCCGCACACTTGCTCAATCCCAAAACATTCGGTTCCGATCATCCTATTCCCAGTTTGTCGCTTGATGACCCTGCGTATAATGAACGCGGTATGGGAGCGCTGGGCAGTGTATTCCCGCATTTGAACTTTATCGTCATTAAGGGCTTGGAAAAATATGAGCGATGGGAACTTGCGCGGGAATGTGCTATCCGGCATATCTATTACGTGCTTGACGGACTTGCTCCCGATGGTAACAGCAAAAAAGGCGCGTTGTGGGAAGCGTATTTGCCGCAAAAAGAAGGTCCCGCGCAGTGGCCCGGGCATGAAAATTTCCCGCGTAAGCAATATCTTTTTTCGGCAGCGCTCTCGACCATCACATTGATGATTGAAAATGTGATCGGACTTTCTATCAGCTTCCCGCGGAAAACCGTCGATTGGATTATTCCGAACCTTGAGGTGATGGGAATCGAAAACTTGAGCTTGAAACGGAACCTCGTTACCATCCTGTCGTCAAAAACGCAGCGGGGCTGGGAAATCCACATGGAAAGCGAAAAGCTCTATTACTTTACCATCAATATCCTCGGACAAAAAAAGAAAACGCTTCCGATACCTTCCGGTAAGTGTTCGATGCTCATCGATAAACTGTAA
- a CDS encoding asparaginase domain-containing protein: MYQSFVFLEIRILILSDEKAFCSCKAGSAAGSCPICTRTPGYPPLLKERIARDAYRLAQSLGCTLIQKAQYEYPSGMPALPPEYQLCGASVKIAEKGVLDIEFHKHKKQIDILEIRIEEDAGRLMHADGKAFMDYSSAGMPSIRIRTGNNLELGEEAEMFLTELNNRLRYIGLLTDSDSSHKIRCNAYVASTEFPNPPQHYVKLRNLNSFNFVRKAVNEDLRRQEDMLKQGKELISESRLWNARMERTEPYKTRDFIDYVKTKPVEVQAFYTAPDTLLQEVLQTAPENQQSRKLRYIQSFGLSIPIVRALCTEARLANFFEAVLQFGIEPKIAANGILEDILPLLKRAGKTIDCLVLQPEYFARILRLAQEGTINHPISRTLLQKIIIDGADPAALLAKDEWIKISDETTLRTLVQEMLSKHPKEAELLKTGSMKYLEILCGAVMKRTKGFADQQLVKQLIKEELNIRIIYVLSMGGAISATIQNGQVKAGSTKILSELLDTDIAKRHIRIEPSISDGLFSEELEPADWARLIHAICEKITSGTANGIVITHGTDTLVYTAPLIYWLFADTPVSIVLTASGTAPSESEEARRNFNAAIKLAWEKENGVYVSFNGKVLSPLNLKFVDSSDIGFVNWNMQAPLFRGEGLLSDYEESDSLVFESLLSEAADNMFLIKTYPGIRSDRLIPLQKDIRTFFLELYENGTANMKDSSYSIKEFLKRGKKRQCRFYCTSQQEEVIDFSSYASARNLWKEGAVPMGMLTTETAIALYYAASLVCDTQEELDRIMETAALLNER; encoded by the coding sequence TTGTACCAATCATTTGTTTTTCTTGAAATCCGCATTTTAATCTTATCGGATGAAAAAGCGTTTTGCTCATGCAAAGCAGGCTCCGCTGCCGGAAGTTGCCCTATTTGTACACGCACACCGGGATATCCGCCGCTTTTAAAAGAACGCATTGCCCGCGATGCATACAGGCTTGCTCAAAGCCTCGGCTGTACGCTTATCCAAAAAGCTCAATATGAATACCCTTCGGGTATGCCGGCGCTCCCTCCCGAATATCAGCTCTGCGGTGCTTCGGTAAAAATTGCGGAAAAAGGCGTGCTCGATATCGAATTTCACAAACACAAAAAGCAGATTGATATTTTGGAAATACGCATCGAAGAAGATGCGGGACGCCTTATGCACGCCGACGGCAAGGCTTTTATGGACTATAGCTCTGCCGGAATGCCGAGCATTAGGATACGCACCGGTAACAATCTTGAACTGGGCGAAGAAGCGGAGATGTTTTTAACCGAACTGAATAACCGGCTGCGGTACATCGGACTCCTCACCGATTCCGACAGTAGTCATAAAATCCGCTGCAATGCCTACGTTGCTTCTACCGAATTCCCCAACCCGCCGCAGCACTACGTAAAACTGAGGAACCTTAACTCTTTTAACTTTGTACGGAAGGCGGTAAACGAAGATTTACGGCGGCAGGAAGATATGCTCAAACAGGGGAAGGAGCTGATTTCGGAAAGTCGGTTGTGGAATGCCCGCATGGAGCGTACCGAACCGTATAAAACACGGGATTTTATTGATTACGTTAAAACAAAACCGGTAGAAGTGCAGGCTTTTTACACCGCGCCGGATACGCTGCTGCAAGAGGTATTGCAGACTGCTCCGGAAAATCAGCAATCACGGAAGCTGCGCTATATTCAATCCTTCGGCCTGTCCATCCCGATTGTACGGGCGCTGTGTACCGAGGCGCGGCTTGCGAATTTTTTTGAAGCGGTGCTGCAATTCGGAATTGAGCCGAAAATCGCCGCAAACGGCATCCTTGAAGATATTCTCCCACTGCTGAAGCGTGCCGGCAAAACAATCGATTGCCTTGTTTTACAGCCTGAATACTTTGCCCGTATTTTGCGGCTTGCGCAGGAAGGAACGATTAACCATCCGATTAGCCGCACGCTGCTACAAAAGATTATCATAGACGGCGCTGACCCGGCAGCTTTGCTTGCGAAAGACGAATGGATAAAGATATCGGATGAAACAACGCTGAGGACTCTCGTGCAAGAGATGCTTAGCAAACATCCGAAAGAAGCGGAACTGCTCAAAACCGGTTCGATGAAATACCTTGAAATCCTGTGCGGCGCGGTGATGAAGCGGACAAAAGGGTTTGCCGACCAGCAATTGGTAAAACAACTCATTAAAGAAGAATTGAATATCCGCATTATCTATGTGCTTTCGATGGGCGGCGCAATTTCGGCTACTATACAAAACGGACAGGTGAAAGCGGGAAGCACCAAAATTTTGTCCGAACTTTTGGATACCGATATTGCAAAGCGGCATATCCGTATCGAACCGAGTATTTCCGACGGGCTTTTTAGCGAAGAGTTGGAACCCGCGGATTGGGCGCGGCTTATTCACGCAATCTGCGAAAAGATCACTTCGGGTACGGCAAACGGCATCGTCATAACACATGGAACCGATACCCTCGTCTATACTGCGCCGCTGATATACTGGCTTTTTGCCGACACACCGGTTTCCATCGTATTGACCGCATCCGGTACCGCCCCTTCGGAATCTGAAGAAGCGCGGCGCAACTTCAACGCGGCAATCAAACTTGCATGGGAGAAAGAAAACGGGGTATATGTTTCTTTTAACGGTAAGGTGCTTTCGCCGCTCAATCTCAAGTTCGTCGATTCAAGCGATATCGGCTTTGTAAACTGGAATATGCAAGCGCCGCTCTTTAGAGGTGAAGGCCTGCTTTCGGATTATGAGGAAAGCGACAGCCTTGTTTTTGAAAGCTTATTGAGCGAAGCTGCCGACAATATGTTTTTGATAAAAACCTATCCCGGTATTCGGAGCGACCGGCTCATTCCGTTGCAAAAAGATATACGCACATTCTTCTTAGAGCTGTATGAAAACGGTACGGCAAATATGAAAGACAGTTCGTATTCTATAAAGGAATTTCTTAAACGCGGCAAAAAACGGCAATGCAGGTTTTACTGTACTTCCCAACAGGAAGAAGTCATCGATTTTTCCAGCTATGCCAGCGCACGGAATTTATGGAAGGAAGGAGCCGTACCGATGGGGATGCTCACAACCGAAACAGCCATTGCACTGTACTATGCAGCGTCTCTCGTGTGCGACACCCAAGAAGAACTCGATCGCATTATGGAAACGGCAGCACTCTTAAACGAAAGATAA
- a CDS encoding GrdX family protein — MKQLIITNNPQIAEYIERTHEDSNNSTEAKDIKLIFCATREELYIQVRDYIHRNWKLQNHAMYGNIQLHKQPYRSMVLTEGTELDTRSLQLWEQAMERVNRTNPPTYSEKVLKDFQALDFSLFNSIVSPT; from the coding sequence GTGAAGCAACTGATTATCACCAACAACCCTCAAATTGCAGAATATATTGAACGCACCCACGAAGATTCGAATAACAGCACCGAAGCCAAGGATATTAAATTGATCTTCTGTGCCACCCGTGAGGAGCTGTATATACAAGTGCGCGACTATATTCACCGGAACTGGAAGCTGCAAAATCATGCAATGTATGGAAATATTCAGCTGCACAAGCAGCCGTACCGCAGTATGGTGTTAACGGAAGGAACCGAACTGGACACCCGATCTTTGCAGCTGTGGGAGCAGGCTATGGAGCGGGTAAACCGCACTAATCCGCCGACTTATTCGGAGAAAGTACTGAAAGATTTTCAAGCACTTGATTTTTCTTTATTTAACAGTATAGTATCACCCACTTAA
- a CDS encoding HEAT repeat domain-containing protein — protein sequence MNRNIERLQSIAYTAQTTPTELTSEDIAFVTKSIKSSNEKEVAQAYETLGRIGNHLPEKITHLIDGAFAALKDRNWEIREQAVLAIGRTGRADINTVKSRLDKIIQLHCDPIPKVRAAMLDACQSIAHAKAAVFKPYIGLFERMLDDPDQKNVREHSPDILRVIGKYEPEMVERSLVLLKEKLRDPSPATQAHAVEAIRTIETFLRRTPTV from the coding sequence ATGAATAGAAATATTGAACGTCTTCAAAGTATTGCGTATACAGCGCAAACAACTCCCACGGAGCTGACGAGTGAAGATATTGCATTCGTTACCAAAAGTATTAAAAGCAGTAATGAAAAAGAGGTCGCACAAGCTTACGAGACTTTAGGCCGCATAGGAAACCATCTGCCTGAAAAAATTACACATTTGATAGACGGTGCTTTTGCAGCATTAAAAGACAGAAATTGGGAAATTCGGGAACAGGCTGTTTTGGCGATCGGTCGCACGGGGAGGGCGGATATCAATACGGTCAAAAGCAGGTTGGATAAGATTATTCAGCTACACTGCGACCCCATACCCAAAGTACGGGCGGCAATGCTGGATGCGTGTCAAAGTATTGCTCATGCTAAGGCAGCCGTTTTTAAGCCGTACATCGGTTTATTTGAACGGATGTTAGACGATCCTGACCAAAAGAATGTTCGTGAACATTCCCCGGATATACTCCGCGTAATCGGAAAGTACGAACCGGAAATGGTTGAACGTTCGTTGGTATTGCTAAAGGAAAAGCTGCGCGATCCTTCCCCTGCAACACAAGCTCACGCCGTCGAAGCCATACGCACAATCGAAACATTTTTGCGCAGGACACCGACGGTGTAA
- a CDS encoding prolyl-tRNA synthetase associated domain-containing protein, which translates to MTPAEHVYKALQDMGISYEVVEHPPALTTEEADKYIEGKEGCRTKTLFLRNRNKKRCILLIMDEMKRLDMKKYAEMLEEKEFKFASAELLAEKLGLAAGVVSPFGLLNNTAHDVPVYFDKSMLDEYRILTFHPNENTATVFIDSGDLQRFIKNTGHEYFIINA; encoded by the coding sequence ATGACACCTGCCGAACACGTTTACAAAGCATTGCAAGATATGGGTATCAGTTACGAAGTTGTCGAACACCCGCCGGCTTTAACTACAGAAGAAGCCGACAAATACATCGAAGGCAAAGAAGGGTGCCGGACAAAAACGCTCTTTTTGCGAAACAGAAATAAAAAACGGTGCATTCTACTCATTATGGACGAAATGAAACGGCTTGATATGAAAAAGTATGCGGAAATGCTCGAAGAAAAAGAATTTAAATTTGCTTCAGCAGAATTATTGGCAGAAAAGCTCGGTCTCGCAGCAGGAGTTGTGTCGCCGTTCGGTTTATTAAACAACACCGCACACGATGTCCCCGTATACTTTGATAAATCAATGCTTGACGAATATCGCATTTTAACCTTTCATCCGAATGAAAATACAGCGACGGTTTTTATCGATTCCGGCGACCTGCAGCGTTTTATCAAAAACACGGGACACGAGTATTTTATCATTAATGCATAA
- a CDS encoding S41 family peptidase, with amino-acid sequence MKPRKIWIITCLFSVILISTVSYAPSIFAQSQQDRTQSTIPYMQYLQYLNEALQRYYVDEVNPEVLFQGAAEGMLNALKDPYTMYIDNGSLTGVGLQDTTTGYFGGIGITFTKPTASAAERPSYIEVASALEGTPAWKAGIQADDFITEIEGESVIEMTQADVVAKLRGKIGTSVTVTVRRGKNMEFPVKLVRARIEVPTIKYMKLDKDIGYIRLIEFNPNGSRRIREAMESLQAEGATKLVLDLRNNPGGLITAAVDTASLFIKEGLIVSTKSRIPQNNLEFNTNTAIDAVFADVPLVVLINKGSASASEILAGALKDYKRAYLIGETSYGKGSVQQIFDLTQKDSFKMTTSRYYTPSDANIDKTGIKPDKEAQLFPPLSADDEKQLEKLFKDEKLSNFVKKNKDLTAAQITRYAESLAKEYSLNKELLRILIRQEYNRTHTAPAADIEYDAPLQEAVKILKSGTLPQLLRNSKTVRQMQDEAAQEKAAADLKKAS; translated from the coding sequence ATGAAACCTCGAAAAATTTGGATTATTACCTGTTTATTTTCCGTTATTCTCATTTCTACCGTATCGTATGCACCGTCTATCTTTGCTCAATCTCAGCAGGATCGGACTCAAAGTACGATACCGTATATGCAATACCTGCAATACTTAAATGAGGCGCTTCAACGCTATTATGTCGATGAGGTAAATCCGGAGGTGCTCTTTCAGGGCGCCGCGGAAGGAATGCTCAATGCACTCAAAGACCCGTATACCATGTATATCGACAACGGCAGTTTAACCGGCGTAGGATTGCAGGATACCACAACCGGCTACTTCGGCGGCATCGGTATTACCTTTACCAAGCCTACGGCTTCGGCAGCTGAACGCCCATCCTATATTGAAGTTGCGTCCGCCCTCGAAGGAACCCCTGCATGGAAAGCCGGTATTCAGGCAGATGACTTCATTACCGAAATCGAAGGAGAATCCGTTATCGAGATGACACAGGCGGATGTCGTGGCAAAGCTCCGCGGCAAAATCGGTACATCCGTTACCGTAACCGTTCGGCGCGGAAAGAATATGGAGTTTCCGGTTAAGCTGGTACGGGCTCGGATTGAAGTGCCGACCATTAAATACATGAAGCTCGATAAGGATATCGGCTATATCCGCCTGATAGAGTTTAATCCGAACGGTAGCCGCCGCATACGGGAAGCAATGGAAAGCCTACAAGCGGAAGGAGCAACCAAATTAGTACTCGATCTCCGAAATAATCCGGGGGGACTTATCACTGCAGCAGTCGATACGGCGAGCCTTTTTATTAAAGAAGGGTTGATCGTTTCTACAAAATCGCGTATCCCGCAGAATAACCTTGAGTTTAACACAAACACTGCGATCGATGCGGTGTTTGCGGATGTGCCGCTTGTTGTGCTTATCAATAAAGGTTCAGCGAGCGCGTCGGAGATATTGGCGGGGGCATTAAAAGATTATAAGCGGGCATACCTCATCGGGGAAACCAGCTACGGAAAAGGTTCTGTACAGCAGATCTTTGATTTGACACAAAAAGATTCCTTTAAGATGACGACTTCACGCTATTATACACCGAGTGACGCAAATATCGACAAAACCGGCATCAAACCGGACAAAGAGGCACAGCTGTTTCCACCGTTATCGGCAGATGACGAAAAGCAGCTGGAAAAACTGTTCAAAGATGAAAAACTTTCCAACTTTGTAAAGAAGAACAAGGATTTAACCGCGGCACAAATTACCCGATATGCGGAATCGCTCGCAAAAGAATATTCCTTGAACAAAGAATTGCTCCGCATCTTGATTCGGCAGGAATACAATAGAACGCATACCGCTCCGGCAGCTGATATTGAATATGACGCGCCGCTGCAGGAAGCTGTCAAAATTCTTAAAAGCGGGACATTGCCGCAACTGCTGCGGAACAGCAAAACCGTGCGTCAAATGCAGGACGAAGCAGCTCAAGAAAAAGCCGCAGCCGACTTGAAGAAGGCTTCATAA
- a CDS encoding 16S rRNA (uracil(1498)-N(3))-methyltransferase: MKQFIIEQEPDSNGLLTLSGKAFVYLIKVRRMREGDILPAVLPQSGTADMVIDSINTAKKTLRLKRRPTPFSVCGAAAAGATNEAANSSLAYAAPAADLILLQWVLKGSKTDTIIRQATEAGVRAVLPVIGEFSIAKKQNPAQLERFRRIIKEARQQSGSPVDTIVMEPAPLAEMLNTLKTLVPAATTVFAQCSEAAGTSVGFHQLLAEKPSHIVLAIGAEGGISPAEAAILREAAFQTIHFKTNVLRAETAALYAIAAAQTTINEADQWHLPV; encoded by the coding sequence ATGAAGCAATTTATTATCGAACAAGAGCCGGACAGTAATGGTCTACTCACCTTGAGCGGCAAGGCTTTTGTATACTTGATAAAAGTACGGCGTATGAGGGAAGGTGATATACTGCCGGCCGTGCTCCCGCAAAGCGGCACTGCCGATATGGTCATCGATTCGATAAACACCGCAAAGAAAACGCTGCGGTTAAAGCGGCGTCCAACGCCCTTCAGTGTGTGCGGGGCGGCTGCTGCGGGTGCAACCAACGAAGCCGCAAACAGTTCGCTTGCGTATGCCGCACCTGCTGCCGACCTTATCTTGCTGCAATGGGTGCTCAAAGGCTCTAAAACCGACACCATTATCCGGCAGGCAACGGAGGCAGGCGTGCGCGCCGTTTTGCCAGTAATCGGAGAATTTTCCATTGCAAAAAAACAAAACCCTGCACAGCTGGAACGGTTCAGGCGCATTATCAAAGAGGCGCGGCAGCAATCGGGCTCTCCGGTTGATACCATCGTTATGGAACCGGCGCCGCTTGCCGAAATGCTCAACACCTTAAAAACGCTTGTACCGGCTGCTACTACCGTGTTTGCTCAGTGCAGCGAAGCCGCCGGGACATCCGTCGGATTTCACCAACTGCTTGCAGAAAAGCCTTCCCACATCGTACTGGCAATCGGAGCGGAGGGAGGCATAAGCCCCGCGGAAGCAGCGATACTCCGTGAAGCGGCATTCCAAACCATTCATTTTAAAACGAACGTATTACGTGCAGAAACCGCCGCACTGTATGCAATTGCAGCGGCGCAAACTACTATAAACGAGGCTGATCAGTGGCACTTACCCGTATAA